One part of the Mytilus trossulus isolate FHL-02 chromosome 11, PNRI_Mtr1.1.1.hap1, whole genome shotgun sequence genome encodes these proteins:
- the LOC134689991 gene encoding uncharacterized protein LOC134689991, whose amino-acid sequence MRFITSKQSYDYVDYLQNFANSYNKTFHRTIGMAPDKVTTSKETNLWWKMYWPKRLQPKREKVRKPFRFKIGDKVRITYMRNPFTREYDEKWSGEIFKISQRILRGGLPVYRLIDFQDDEISGTFYQSEVQKVDVREDDMWKVEKILKTKGKGPNKQHYVKWLHWPKKFNSWIKARDLSDI is encoded by the coding sequence ATGAGATTTATCACCAGTAAGCAGTCATATGATTATGTGGATTACTTACAGAATTTTGCTAACAGCTACAATAAGACCTTCCATAGAACGATTGGCATGGCACCAGATAAAGTCACCACATCTAAAGAGACCAACCTTTGGTGGAAAATGTATTGGCCGAAAAGATTACAACCTAAGAGAGAGAAAGTACGAAAACCTTTCCGTTTCAAAATCGGTGATAAAGTTCGGATTACATACATGAGAAATCCTTTTACCCGGGAATACGATGAGAAATGGAGCGGAgagatatttaaaatatctcAAAGAATATTACGTGGTGGACTCCCAGTTTATCGACTTATTGATTTTCAAGACGACGAAATTTCAGGAACCTTCTACCAGTCAGAGGTGCAAAAAGTGGATGTTCGGGAAGACGATATGTGGAAAGTTGAAAAAATCCTCAAAACGAAAGGCAAAGGACCCAACAAGCAACATTATGTGAAATGGTTACACTGGCCAAAGAAATTCAATTCTTGGATTAAAGCTCGCGATTTATCTGATATTTGA